A single region of the Liolophura sinensis isolate JHLJ2023 chromosome 9, CUHK_Ljap_v2, whole genome shotgun sequence genome encodes:
- the LOC135474960 gene encoding LOW QUALITY PROTEIN: gamma-glutamylcyclotransferase-like (The sequence of the model RefSeq protein was modified relative to this genomic sequence to represent the inferred CDS: deleted 1 base in 1 codon): MEKFGVENDLVKARDRLNGKLRLIGRILNTQEVNLLQRMVFLYFAYGSNLLRQRLLCNQSGQLKRFKGVGKLQDYELRFKGYTSKSWSGHPATIEACPGSDVWGVVWELEDQLAQALDEQEKSYAKFSVSVTLQSGMTVDCVTYQMQKRTVEETGVPSPQYLDVIRRGARQNGLPSEYRDWLDRQPHNNNPGPVPLYRKVMDLIQNDPSCNQDIDKLT; this comes from the exons ATTGAACGGTAAACTGCGGCTTATAGGACGTATATTGAACACACAG GAGGTCAACCTATTGCAAAGAATGGTGTTTCTATATTTTGCATACGGCTCAAACCTTTTGAGACAGCGTCTTCTTTGCAACCAATCTGGCCAGCTCAAACGGTTTAAGGGAGTTGGGAAACTGCAG GACTATGAGCTGAGGTTTAAGGGTTACACTTCAAAGAGCTGGAGTGGTCATCCGGCCACTATTGAGGCATGTCCTGGCTCAGATGTCTGGGGTGTGGTATGGGAGTTAGAGGACCAACTGGCACAGGCTCTGGATGA GCAAGAAAAATCTTATGCCAAATTCTCCGTGTCGGTCACGCTGCAATCTGGCATGACTGTGGACTGTGTGACTTACCAGATG CAGAAAAGAACCGTCGAAGAGACCGGCGTTCCTTCGCCGCAATACCTGGACGTCATACGGCGTGGTGCCCGGCAGAACGGACTACCGTCAGAATACAGGGACTGGCTGGACCGTCAACCTCACAACAATAACCCGGGACCCGTACCCCTCTACAGAAAGGTCATGGACCTGATACAGAACGACCCTTCTTGTAACCAGGATATAGACAAGTTAACATAG
- the LOC135475908 gene encoding ninjurin-2-like, translated as MSDRDLIIPKSNGRSPPEEDKGRENGKDGIAAGTYGSRDSSVNIDVPGDKKSSNSKEPESSEKPADPPKQKKFRNNRYATKKTAGQGLMGVSLITSNTSQLKTTLDDGPGSSYFVLLITLLLFSLLLQVIVGILLMIIGARESKLEGDTANKGTKKTEKLNDISTLLMFLITMVNAALAAFTVNPEGMAMSSSTVLTTPIYTTNATTFPPNV; from the exons ATGTCCGACAGAGACCTTATCATCCCCAAGTCTAACGGCCGTTCTCCCCCGGAGGAAGACAAAGGGCGGGAAAACGGAAAGGATGGGATAGCAGCAGGCACGTACGGGTCACGTGACTCATCAGTGAACATAGACGTGCCGGGCGACAAGAAGAGCAGCAATAGCAAAGAACCGGAAAGTTCTGAAAAG CCGGCAGATCCACCCAAGCAAAAGAAATTTAGAAACAATCGCTACGCGACCAAGAAGACGGCAGGTCAAGGTTTGATGGGTGTTTCTCTCATCACCAGTAACACGTCCCAGCTGAAAACCACACTTGACGACGGTCCAGGATCGTCGTACTTCGTGCTCTTGATTACGCTTCTGCTGTTTTCACTACTTCTTCAGGTCATCGTAGGAATATTGCTGATGATAATTGGGGCTAGGGAATCTAAACTGGAAGGGGACACAGCAAACAAAGGGaccaaaaagacagaaaaactGAATGACATTTCCACCCTATTAATGTTTTTGATTACCATGGTAAATGCTGCCCTCGCCGCCTTCACGGTTAATCCTGAGGGTATGGCGATGTCTTCGTCAACTGTATTGACAACGCCCATTTATACGACTAACGCCACCACTTTCCCACCAAATGTGTAA